CATATGAAACTCAGGGCTAGTCATGAGAAACAGTGGGCTCCCTTGCGCATAGCCGGGCCCGACAAACTGAGTTTGAAAGGTGTGCAAATGCACATCCGTGACGGTCGCATGACTCATGGCGGGCGTATCCACTTCCAGCACATTACGCTGGGCAAAAAATTGACGAATGCGCGCGATCAGCGCGGCGCGCTGGCGCAATTGCGGGATAGAAGCAGTAGGTTGCCAATCAGTCGACATCTTGGGTTACTCATATGGATAGCTAGGGCATGGAAGTTACCAGCTTTTTGCCCCTTTGCAAGCGCTGGCGAGTAAGGTAACAAGCGCAAAATTTACGTAGTACAACACATAAATCGTGCTAGTTCTTCCCCCTGTATTGAGCAGGAAAATTGTCGGCAACATTCGGTTAACACCTTGTTCCGCAAAGGCTTGAGCCACAAAATCCCTTGGCCGTGATAAGTATCACATAACGTGTAAATTCTATGCTCATATTTGCATTTCCGCTGCAAAAACCTAAATACATCAATTTTTCTCCTGCGCGGCTCTTCTACACTAACCGTACTACTTTTGGGGAATATGGCCCGCCCAGTTTCTCAAGCTCACAATAACAAGCGGATTACCCCGCACTCACACACTGGAGGATAACTGTGCAAACCATTATCACAGATATCGCGGTCATCGGCGCTGGCGGCGCTGGTCTTCGTACTGCTATTGCAGCGGCTGAAGCAAACCCAGATCTGGAAGTCGCACTGATTTCTAAGGTCTACCCAATGCGCTCCCATACGGTCGCCGCAGAAGGTGGCTCAGCAGCAGTTATCAAGGATGAGGATAGCCTGGACAACCACTTCAACGATACCGTTGGCGGTGGTGACTGGCTTTGTGAACAGGATGTTGTTGAATACTTTGTTGCCAATGCAACCCGAGAAATGATCCAGATGGAGCAATGGGGTTGTCCTTGGAGCCGGAAAGAAAACGGGGAAGTCAACGTGCGTCGCTTCGGCGGCATGAAGGTTGAACGGACTTGGTTTGCGGCTGACAAAACGGGTTTCCACATGCTGCACACCCTCTTCCAAACTTCCATGAAGTACTCCAACATCAAGCGCTTTGACGAATATTTTGTGGTCGATCTGCTGGTTGATGAGGGTGAAGTGCAAGGGCTGATTGCTATCCATATGTCGGAAGGCGAACTGGTCACCATCAAAGCCAAATCCGTAGTACTGGCGACGGGTGGTGCGGGTCGCGTTTACCACTGTAACACCAACGGCGGTATTGTAACCGGTGACGGCATGGCGATGGCTTATCGCCACGGTGTGCCGCTGCGTGACATGGAATTTGTGCAATACCACCCAACTGGCCTACCTGGCACGGGCATTCTGATGACCGAAGGCTGCCGAGGTGAAGGCGGTATTATCGTCAATAAAAACGGCTATCGTTACCTGCAAGACTACGGCATGGGCCCGGAAACACCAGTTGGTCAGCCGAAGAACAAATACATGGAGCTTGGCCCACGCGATAAAGTGTCACAAGCGTTCTGGCACGAACAGCAAAAAGGCAACACCATCAAACACCCTCTTGGTGATGTGGTACACCTTGACCTGCGCCACTTAGGTGAAGAGTAC
The Vibrio navarrensis DNA segment above includes these coding regions:
- the frdA gene encoding fumarate reductase (quinol) flavoprotein subunit; protein product: MQTIITDIAVIGAGGAGLRTAIAAAEANPDLEVALISKVYPMRSHTVAAEGGSAAVIKDEDSLDNHFNDTVGGGDWLCEQDVVEYFVANATREMIQMEQWGCPWSRKENGEVNVRRFGGMKVERTWFAADKTGFHMLHTLFQTSMKYSNIKRFDEYFVVDLLVDEGEVQGLIAIHMSEGELVTIKAKSVVLATGGAGRVYHCNTNGGIVTGDGMAMAYRHGVPLRDMEFVQYHPTGLPGTGILMTEGCRGEGGIIVNKNGYRYLQDYGMGPETPVGQPKNKYMELGPRDKVSQAFWHEQQKGNTIKHPLGDVVHLDLRHLGEEYLQERLPFICELAKAYVNVDPAKEPIPIRPTVHYTMGGIETDKECETRIKGLFAVGECASVGLHGANRLGSNSLAEFVVFGRVAGENAVKRAGEFKGWNEASIAEQVKAVEARIAALMNQEGDENWADIRTEMGHTMEAGCGIYRQEDLMQATIDKITELKARYKRISIKDKGKVFNTDLLYAIEVGYGLEVAEAMVHSAILRKESRGAHQRLDDGCTERDDVNFLKHSLAFYQADNAPSISYSDVKITKSQPKARLYGEAAEKAAAEEAAKAAEKNAEEQA